From a single Candidatus Schekmanbacteria bacterium genomic region:
- a CDS encoding beta-propeller fold lactonase family protein, translated as MQKKLIFLTLVVLYSFFFQGCQTGSFRFKQPLENEGELYVYVKPFPNEAERLSFKLESISALRSDGSEFKLTLILDKFDFFEIGRQRLIATGILPPGNYAGLRLKASSASLKTEEGERSLFISDVSSQLDFQFQVERTKASMISMSFKYAESVSDKFSFTPFFSVFIPERTIPGLVGYVSNYSDNSIMVFDKKKLEITGVISTEAGPKGMALDNLLKRTYISIYDEDMVFVYDISSNRLINIIRLDIGDNPGEILLSQDGQLLFTANNGSDTVSIVNTGSSLVMEKVQVGDGPNSLLIDNSGRHIYVFNTLSNNISVIDVATRKVSATIPTEQGPLRGQFSREEDKLFVIHESSPYLLVFDTSTLALLRRESIGMGAKFIKVDKRTGFFYIANEYKDEIAIYNPLSFIPMDYILTKGAVNYMTIDGEENNLYLLAPDSKSLVVINIISRKVISEMDISDNPDWITLVGEQ; from the coding sequence ATGCAAAAAAAACTTATATTTTTGACTTTGGTTGTTCTTTACTCTTTTTTTTTCCAGGGTTGTCAGACAGGGAGTTTCAGGTTCAAACAGCCGCTTGAAAATGAAGGAGAGCTGTATGTTTATGTTAAACCCTTTCCCAATGAAGCTGAAAGACTCTCTTTCAAGCTCGAAAGCATTTCTGCTTTAAGAAGCGACGGTTCTGAGTTTAAACTGACGCTAATTTTAGATAAATTCGATTTCTTTGAGATTGGGAGGCAAAGACTGATTGCGACAGGAATCCTTCCGCCCGGAAATTATGCGGGATTAAGGCTAAAAGCTTCAAGTGCTTCTCTTAAGACGGAAGAAGGAGAGCGTTCTCTCTTTATATCTGATGTTTCCTCGCAATTGGATTTTCAGTTCCAGGTGGAAAGAACTAAGGCATCAATGATCTCAATGAGTTTTAAATATGCTGAATCGGTAAGCGACAAATTCAGCTTCACCCCTTTTTTTTCGGTTTTTATTCCTGAACGGACCATTCCCGGCCTTGTCGGATATGTTTCCAATTACAGCGACAACAGTATCATGGTTTTTGACAAAAAAAAATTGGAGATAACCGGAGTTATTTCCACTGAAGCCGGTCCAAAAGGAATGGCATTAGATAATCTGCTAAAGAGAACTTATATTTCCATCTATGATGAAGATATGGTTTTTGTCTATGATATATCTTCTAACCGTTTAATAAATATTATAAGGCTTGATATAGGGGACAATCCCGGGGAAATTCTACTTTCACAGGACGGGCAGTTGCTTTTTACTGCAAATAACGGGTCAGATACAGTAAGCATTGTAAATACCGGCTCTTCTCTGGTTATGGAAAAAGTACAGGTGGGAGACGGTCCAAATTCTCTCTTGATTGATAATAGCGGAAGACACATCTATGTTTTTAACACTCTTTCAAACAATATCTCTGTTATAGATGTTGCAACCAGAAAAGTGTCTGCTACAATTCCAACCGAACAGGGACCTCTGAGAGGGCAGTTCAGCAGGGAAGAGGATAAACTCTTTGTGATACACGAAAGTTCCCCTTATCTTCTTGTCTTTGATACTTCAACTCTGGCTCTATTGAGAAGAGAATCCATTGGCATGGGAGCCAAATTTATCAAGGTTGATAAGAGGACAGGTTTTTTTTACATTGCAAATGAATATAAGGATGAGATTGCCATTTACAATCCACTCTCCTTTATTCCAATGGATTATATACTCACAAAAGGCGCAGTAAACTATATGACCATAGACGGAGAGGAGAATAATCTTTATCTTCTTGCGCCGGATTCCAAGTCCCTCGTGGTTATTAATATTATAAGCAGGAAGGTTATCTCCGAGATGGATATAAGTGATAATCCAGACTGGATAACATTAGTCGGAGAGCAATAG
- a CDS encoding cytochrome C, with protein MRILKLCLIIIVLVLLSFGFAGMSHAFHSGGVGECGGCHSMHSPKAGGSYLLVASDYSSTCLTCHEHAGDTGPSSYHISTAVADLSAGVPPKQLTPGGDFGWLRKDYSFVVRGTTTNEDGDTHGHNIVAVDYGYSSDSTNTQAPGGTYLSSNLGCTSCHNPHGKWRRVSNGGVINSGAPIIASGSYDNSPVPETGEAVGVYRLLNMINRGTPPMAVAPSTYNRDESTTQTRVAYGSSSVQKWGAWCASCHTNIHSDNGYTHPVDETLGSSIAAKYANYVKTGDMSGSSATSFNSLIPFAENTSSYSVLKNHAKNNDTFLNGPASSDKVTCISCHRAHASGWEYGLRWNMEGEFITYAGQFPGTDTTPSQPQFARGRVAAETQKAYYDRPVAKFATYQRVLCNKCHVQD; from the coding sequence ATGAGAATTTTGAAGTTGTGCTTAATCATAATCGTGCTGGTTCTTCTAAGCTTTGGGTTTGCCGGTATGAGTCACGCTTTCCATTCCGGCGGTGTTGGAGAATGCGGTGGTTGCCATAGCATGCATAGTCCGAAGGCAGGTGGGAGCTACCTTCTTGTCGCTTCAGATTATAGCTCGACATGTTTGACATGCCATGAACATGCAGGTGATACCGGACCGAGCAGCTATCATATATCAACTGCAGTAGCAGATTTGTCAGCAGGCGTTCCTCCGAAGCAGTTAACCCCCGGAGGCGACTTTGGCTGGCTGAGGAAAGACTACAGCTTTGTAGTAAGAGGCACCACGACAAACGAAGATGGCGACACGCATGGACATAATATTGTTGCTGTAGATTATGGTTATTCATCGGATTCTACAAATACGCAGGCTCCCGGCGGGACATATTTATCGTCAAATCTCGGATGCACAAGCTGTCACAATCCGCATGGCAAATGGAGAAGAGTGTCAAACGGGGGAGTTATTAATTCAGGTGCTCCCATAATAGCATCCGGTTCATACGACAACAGTCCTGTACCGGAGACAGGTGAGGCAGTGGGTGTTTACAGGCTGCTTAATATGATTAACAGAGGAACACCTCCGATGGCTGTAGCTCCTTCAACTTATAACAGGGATGAATCAACCACACAGACTCGAGTTGCTTATGGCTCCTCATCAGTCCAGAAATGGGGTGCATGGTGTGCATCATGCCATACAAATATACACAGTGATAACGGCTATACGCATCCGGTTGACGAAACCCTTGGCAGCAGTATCGCAGCGAAATATGCCAACTATGTAAAAACAGGCGATATGTCAGGCAGTTCAGCAACTTCATTTAATTCATTAATTCCGTTTGCAGAAAATACCAGCAGTTATAGTGTCCTTAAAAATCATGCCAAAAATAATGATACATTTCTGAACGGTCCTGCATCAAGTGACAAGGTAACATGCATATCATGCCACAGGGCACATGCATCAGGCTGGGAATATGGCTTACGATGGAATATGGAAGGCGAATTTATAACCTATGCCGGGCAGTTTCCCGGAACAGACACGACGCCAAGCCAGCCGCAGTTTGCAAGGGGACGTGTGGCAGCAGAAACACAAAAAGCATATTATGACAGGCCTGTTGCAAAATTTGCAACCTATCAGAGAGTGCTTTGTAACAAGTGCCATGTGCAAGATTAA
- a CDS encoding fused MFS/spermidine synthase produces MYQVIWVRMLGLIFGGTNLAVTAVLSIFMAGLALGGYAIGRYADKTAKHLRLYGLLEFGIGISAILFVFFIKAYPLTYIFLASGKDDSPVYLFSIRILFSLAALIVPTTLMGGTLPVLTKFVSRREKDVGSQLSFLYAFNTIGAVAGALIAGFYLLRFYSVTVTVSAAVAINLLIGIISILIQDKTARVFAVDKSAEESKGSFPDNVTDEKTSEYNGSLFPVRLVVLGIGISGFCALGYEVLWTRVLTIVVGASVYGFTIMLVAFLAGIAIGSELYGIIPKIFRLKDRGIGSSIFWFGIVQIIIGITALIVSIYIRDLPVNSMRLQNYFQNAGEEFFQAKIWSNFALAFIYMFVPALFMGISFPLAGKVHAEYKKKVGSAVGELLAYNTVGAILGAAVSGFVMIYLFGIERSLQILIVINLGLGLLVVLSLLNIKLLNWFVPVLTIGSLLFLFFNHDALRIWNTKYFAIFRNNQPEAFNTPEKIEEAMENTDVLYYAEGVEAIISSVKVKGGHQSFITNGRVEASTSMEGQQCQIFLGHLPMLLNKNPRKVLVIGTGSGMTLGATSVYPSVEEITLVEIEPEVIGATRTFGAYNHHVIDNPKLRMIFNDGRNFLLTTKEKFDVITADPIHPWFRGAGYLYATEYFKLASEHLTPGGIICQWLPLYELTVDNVKSVVKTFSENFKYSMIWLSYNDAEIIGSNSPIMIDESELSVRVSQPEVLNDLKRVLVQSSDDLLSFFLMGRKGMEEFSRDGIANTNDNLYLEFSAPFSIGKGFLTGINVNALAKYRESILPYLVPAEGREAQEEQKKKWESYDRASDIAVKAQGLFLGGKSGSRDFEIFMNVLEDKYKWHALGRMLRSEITLKRLLEPKLLKQTGIELADLSGRRILIELSVVLVPVSKERAAVAFVDNEARKIYGQIYINDLSDETINPLVDDIMTGIDNVYNKEFESAVRVGKTLPPYGSTIKKIEKEINSRIDSIIN; encoded by the coding sequence ATGTACCAGGTTATTTGGGTACGCATGCTGGGACTGATATTTGGAGGAACTAATCTCGCTGTCACTGCAGTTCTTTCCATTTTTATGGCAGGTCTAGCATTGGGTGGCTACGCAATCGGCAGATATGCGGATAAGACGGCAAAACATTTAAGGCTGTACGGTCTTCTCGAGTTTGGAATAGGTATTTCTGCCATACTATTTGTTTTTTTTATTAAAGCATATCCGCTTACATACATATTTCTTGCATCAGGAAAGGATGATTCTCCGGTCTATCTTTTTTCAATACGCATCCTCTTTTCTCTTGCGGCATTAATTGTTCCGACAACATTGATGGGAGGTACGCTTCCAGTATTGACTAAGTTTGTGAGTCGAAGGGAAAAAGATGTGGGCTCCCAGCTATCTTTTCTTTATGCGTTTAACACTATTGGCGCTGTAGCAGGTGCCTTGATTGCGGGGTTTTATTTACTGAGGTTTTATTCTGTAACAGTTACTGTCAGCGCGGCTGTGGCAATAAACCTGCTGATAGGCATTATCTCAATCCTTATTCAGGATAAAACTGCCAGGGTATTCGCTGTTGATAAATCTGCAGAGGAATCAAAAGGGAGTTTTCCGGATAATGTGACCGATGAAAAAACTTCAGAGTATAACGGAAGTTTATTTCCGGTGAGACTTGTTGTTCTCGGAATCGGGATAAGCGGTTTCTGTGCCCTTGGCTATGAGGTATTATGGACAAGGGTTCTCACCATTGTCGTCGGCGCAAGTGTTTATGGCTTCACCATAATGCTTGTTGCTTTCCTTGCAGGGATAGCTATTGGAAGTGAACTGTACGGAATTATCCCGAAGATTTTCAGGCTGAAGGACAGGGGGATTGGCTCATCCATCTTCTGGTTCGGGATAGTCCAGATAATCATAGGGATAACCGCGTTGATAGTAAGCATTTATATCAGGGACCTGCCGGTAAATTCAATGCGTTTGCAGAATTATTTTCAGAATGCCGGAGAAGAATTCTTTCAAGCAAAGATATGGTCCAATTTTGCTCTTGCTTTTATCTATATGTTTGTACCGGCGCTTTTTATGGGGATATCTTTCCCATTGGCAGGCAAAGTCCATGCAGAATATAAGAAAAAGGTTGGAAGTGCGGTGGGCGAATTGCTTGCCTATAATACCGTCGGGGCTATACTTGGGGCTGCTGTTAGCGGTTTTGTGATGATCTACCTGTTTGGGATCGAGAGATCTCTTCAGATTCTCATAGTTATCAATTTAGGCTTAGGTCTGCTTGTAGTTTTAAGCTTGCTTAACATTAAGCTGTTGAACTGGTTTGTACCTGTGCTTACTATCGGCTCTCTTCTTTTTCTTTTTTTTAATCATGATGCGCTGAGAATATGGAATACTAAATACTTTGCCATTTTCAGAAACAATCAGCCGGAAGCTTTCAACACCCCGGAAAAGATAGAAGAAGCTATGGAAAACACGGACGTACTTTACTATGCCGAAGGAGTAGAGGCAATTATAAGTTCTGTAAAAGTAAAAGGAGGACACCAGTCTTTTATAACAAATGGCAGAGTTGAGGCATCAACTTCTATGGAAGGGCAACAATGCCAGATTTTTCTTGGACACTTGCCAATGCTCCTTAATAAAAATCCCAGAAAAGTTCTTGTAATTGGAACAGGAAGCGGGATGACTTTGGGGGCAACATCTGTCTATCCGAGCGTAGAAGAAATAACTCTTGTAGAGATTGAGCCAGAGGTGATTGGCGCAACAAGAACCTTCGGCGCCTATAATCACCATGTCATTGATAATCCTAAATTAAGGATGATCTTTAATGACGGGAGGAATTTCCTTCTTACAACTAAGGAAAAGTTCGACGTTATAACCGCAGACCCAATACATCCGTGGTTCAGGGGAGCGGGATATCTGTATGCAACTGAGTATTTCAAACTTGCTTCCGAACACCTAACGCCCGGCGGAATTATATGCCAATGGCTGCCGTTATATGAGCTGACAGTTGATAATGTAAAATCCGTAGTAAAAACATTCAGCGAAAACTTTAAATACTCCATGATCTGGTTAAGTTATAACGATGCGGAAATTATAGGTAGCAATTCTCCGATCATGATTGATGAATCGGAACTTTCCGTAAGAGTATCGCAACCCGAAGTTTTAAATGACCTTAAGAGAGTATTAGTCCAGTCTTCTGACGACCTTCTGAGTTTCTTCCTTATGGGAAGAAAAGGCATGGAAGAATTCAGCCGTGACGGGATAGCAAACACCAACGATAATTTGTATCTTGAGTTCTCGGCTCCCTTTTCTATAGGCAAGGGATTTCTTACTGGAATAAATGTAAATGCCTTGGCAAAATACAGGGAAAGTATTCTGCCATATCTCGTTCCAGCGGAAGGCAGGGAGGCGCAGGAAGAGCAGAAAAAGAAGTGGGAAAGTTATGACAGGGCGTCGGACATTGCGGTAAAAGCGCAGGGATTGTTCTTGGGAGGGAAATCAGGTTCCAGGGATTTTGAGATATTTATGAACGTTCTTGAAGATAAATACAAGTGGCATGCATTGGGAAGGATGCTGAGATCTGAAATCACCCTGAAACGACTACTTGAACCAAAGCTTCTGAAACAAACAGGAATTGAACTTGCGGACTTGTCGGGGAGAAGGATATTGATTGAACTTTCAGTTGTCCTGGTTCCTGTCAGCAAAGAAAGAGCGGCAGTTGCCTTTGTGGACAACGAAGCCAGGAAAATATATGGGCAGATTTATATAAACGATTTAAGCGATGAGACAATAAATCCGCTGGTTGATGATATCATGACTGGCATAGATAATGTCTATAATAAGGAGTTCGAGTCTGCGGTCAGAGTAGGAAAAACTCTGCCACCATACGGTTCAACTATTAAAAAGATAGAAAAAGAAATCAATTCAAGAATTGATAGCATCATTAATTAG
- a CDS encoding tetratricopeptide repeat protein has product MLNKIVTYEKKTFFYILLLALLGLLVYSNTLHVPFIFDDEPTIIRNPVIRSLSNLIVNPPEGRYNTGRFIAYLTFAINYRVNGLDVAGYHIFNIAVHIINTLLVYALIILTFKTPRMKSSGLADLAGEVAFMVSAFFALHPVQTQAVTYIVQRMTSLAALFYLSAVVLYIKTRLSQEGREFFSRRTISFYALSIACIILAMKTKEISFTLPLTIVLYEFLFFRATGMKRLQLILPVLLTALIIPLGIINFNAPLGNVFSDVNEIASGKAKISSADYLLTQFSVIVKYLRLLFFPLNQNLDYDYPLYNSFFDINVILPFLVIVLLFSSALFMARKAFKGSDPYMLLVSFGIFWFLITISIESSIIPIADVIVEHRVYLPSVGFFAALVAFLMSIGFNAKTGLSKAGYVIVSMLLCAAILFSFLTFSRNDVWGKETVFWEDVVKKSPNLARAHGNLGNAYVKAGKLEDAVREFETAVDLRPDYAIAHYNLGNIYGKSGDFKSAIEELKIAISIDPKYASPHNNLGLIYKIEGKTEEAIDEYKRALEIEPDNSEIHFNLGVVYSDIGMFDEAIARYKYAIKFNADYTAAHNNLGAIFGKLGKFEDAIREFQTVKELNPSDAGAYYNLGLIYRKQGRMNEALKEFQAADALRAK; this is encoded by the coding sequence ATGCTGAACAAGATAGTCACATACGAAAAAAAAACATTTTTTTATATTTTGCTTTTAGCCCTGCTCGGACTGTTGGTCTATTCAAATACATTACATGTGCCTTTTATCTTTGATGATGAGCCTACAATAATAAGGAACCCGGTAATAAGGAGCTTAAGCAATCTCATCGTTAACCCGCCGGAAGGCAGGTATAATACCGGAAGATTTATTGCATATTTAACTTTTGCAATAAATTACAGGGTTAACGGGCTTGATGTTGCAGGCTATCATATCTTCAATATTGCAGTTCATATTATCAATACCCTGCTTGTCTATGCTCTTATTATCCTGACTTTTAAAACTCCCCGGATGAAGAGCTCCGGGTTAGCAGATCTTGCAGGGGAGGTCGCTTTTATGGTTTCAGCCTTTTTTGCCCTTCACCCTGTCCAGACACAAGCTGTAACTTATATAGTTCAGAGAATGACATCACTGGCGGCACTTTTTTATCTTTCAGCAGTTGTGCTTTATATTAAAACAAGATTGAGCCAGGAAGGACGCGAGTTTTTCAGCAGAAGAACAATTTCTTTCTATGCCTTGTCAATTGCCTGCATTATTCTTGCAATGAAAACCAAGGAGATTTCATTTACATTGCCACTGACAATAGTGCTTTATGAGTTTCTTTTTTTCAGGGCAACAGGGATGAAAAGGCTTCAATTGATATTGCCTGTTCTTTTGACTGCCTTGATAATTCCATTAGGCATTATAAATTTTAATGCGCCTTTGGGGAATGTCTTTTCCGATGTAAATGAAATAGCATCCGGCAAGGCGAAGATATCGAGTGCCGATTATCTTTTGACACAATTCAGCGTTATCGTTAAATATTTAAGGTTGTTGTTTTTCCCGTTAAACCAGAATCTTGATTATGACTATCCATTGTATAATTCTTTTTTTGATATAAATGTTATTCTTCCATTTCTTGTTATTGTTTTATTATTTTCAAGCGCTCTGTTTATGGCAAGAAAAGCATTCAAGGGATCCGACCCTTATATGTTGCTTGTTTCCTTTGGAATATTCTGGTTCTTGATCACAATATCCATCGAATCAAGCATTATTCCCATTGCCGACGTTATTGTTGAACATCGGGTATATCTTCCATCTGTTGGTTTTTTTGCCGCCCTGGTTGCTTTCCTCATGTCTATTGGGTTCAATGCAAAAACAGGGCTCTCAAAGGCCGGCTATGTGATAGTTTCAATGTTGTTATGTGCTGCAATTTTATTTTCCTTCCTTACATTTTCAAGAAACGATGTATGGGGAAAAGAAACGGTTTTTTGGGAAGATGTAGTTAAAAAAAGCCCCAATCTGGCAAGGGCACATGGCAACCTGGGCAATGCATATGTGAAAGCCGGTAAATTGGAAGATGCTGTGAGGGAATTTGAAACGGCAGTTGACCTTCGTCCGGACTATGCGATTGCACATTATAATTTAGGCAATATTTACGGGAAATCAGGAGATTTTAAGAGTGCAATAGAAGAATTGAAGATTGCTATAAGTATAGACCCAAAATATGCTTCACCGCACAATAACCTAGGGCTTATCTATAAAATTGAAGGCAAAACAGAAGAAGCGATAGATGAATATAAGCGTGCACTTGAAATAGAGCCTGATAATTCTGAGATACACTTTAACCTCGGAGTGGTTTACAGTGATATTGGCATGTTTGATGAGGCAATCGCAAGATACAAGTATGCGATAAAATTCAATGCTGATTACACGGCGGCTCACAATAATCTCGGAGCAATTTTCGGGAAACTTGGTAAATTTGAAGATGCCATAAGGGAATTTCAAACTGTAAAGGAGTTAAATCCTTCTGATGCAGGTGCTTACTATAACTTAGGGTTAATTTACAGGAAGCAGGGAAGAATGAATGAAGCTTTAAAGGAATTTCAAGCTGCAGATGCACTCAGAGCTAAATGA
- a CDS encoding cytochrome C: protein MKVLKLSLIVLGAVLLSFGLSSMSYAFHSGGAAECGGCHSMHSPAASGSYLLVGNDNSSTCLTCHEHAGDTGPSSYHISTAAADLSAGVPPKQLTPGGDFGWLRKDYSFVVRGTTTNEDGETHGHNIVAVDNGYAADSVNTQAPGGTYLASDLGCPSCHNPHGKWRRLSDGTVATTGAPIIGSGSYDTSLTPAAGEAVGVYRLLDEIEGVKPPIAVVPATYNRAESSTQTRVAYGHSSTQKWGAWCAACHTDMHSDSGYVHPIDETLGSEIATNYGQYVKSGDMSGSSATSFTSLVPFVENSADYTVLKSHAKNNDSVLNGPASSDRVACISCHRAHASGFEFGLRWNMEGEFITHSGQFPGTDTTPSYPQFARGRLGAETQKAYYDRAISKFATYQRVLCNKCHAQD from the coding sequence ATGAAAGTATTGAAATTAAGCTTGATAGTTTTAGGAGCAGTGCTTCTGAGCTTTGGGCTTTCCAGCATGAGCTATGCTTTCCATTCCGGCGGCGCTGCAGAATGCGGCGGATGTCATAGCATGCATAGCCCAGCGGCAAGCGGGAGCTACCTTTTGGTTGGTAATGATAATAGTTCGACCTGCCTGACCTGTCATGAACATGCAGGAGATACAGGTCCGAGCAGCTATCATATATCAACAGCAGCAGCAGATCTGTCGGCCGGCGTTCCTCCGAAGCAGTTGACTCCTGGCGGCGACTTTGGCTGGCTGAGGAAAGACTACAGCTTCGTAGTAAGAGGCACAACGACTAACGAAGACGGCGAAACCCATGGTCACAATATAGTAGCAGTAGATAATGGTTATGCAGCAGATTCTGTGAACACACAGGCACCTGGCGGGACTTACCTTGCATCTGACCTTGGATGCCCCAGCTGTCATAATCCTCATGGTAAATGGAGAAGGTTATCAGACGGAACAGTTGCTACAACCGGCGCTCCGATAATCGGCTCAGGCTCATATGATACCAGCTTAACACCGGCTGCAGGCGAGGCAGTAGGCGTTTACAGGCTGCTTGATGAAATTGAAGGAGTAAAACCTCCTATAGCAGTTGTTCCTGCAACATACAACAGGGCAGAATCAAGCACGCAGACCCGCGTTGCCTATGGGCACTCATCAACACAGAAATGGGGTGCATGGTGTGCAGCATGCCATACAGATATGCACAGCGATAGCGGTTATGTACATCCGATTGATGAGACTCTTGGTAGTGAAATTGCAACGAACTACGGTCAGTATGTAAAATCAGGCGATATGTCAGGAAGCTCAGCAACATCTTTCACATCATTGGTTCCTTTCGTTGAGAACTCAGCAGATTACACAGTGCTGAAATCACATGCAAAGAACAATGATTCAGTATTGAATGGTCCCGCATCAAGTGACAGGGTTGCCTGCATCTCCTGCCACAGGGCCCATGCATCAGGCTTTGAGTTTGGGTTAAGGTGGAATATGGAAGGCGAGTTTATAACTCACTCCGGACAATTCCCCGGAACAGACACGACACCGAGCTATCCTCAGTTTGCAAGAGGACGCTTAGGGGCAGAAACTCAGAAAGCATACTATGACAGAGCTATTTCTAAGTTTGCAACCTATCAGAGAGTGCTTTGCAACAAGTGTCATGCACAAGACTAA
- a CDS encoding response regulator, with amino-acid sequence MRKILVIDDEELICWSLSKELSKNGYMVDSALSGRDGMEMMKCERYDLVITDLKLPDISGFDMVTSAKAIMPDIKVVVMSSYEWDADKVDFLKRYTSGFLTKPVSPSLLNSLMDMVFMGDSSFSNLGMGIKFYSYNEKIHDILNSGFSILPYQAGDVNKERRRFERYSVDFDVVYALEKHFIHAKVSDLSKDGAFVKTGISLEVGSPIDIDFYLSGNNVPVCAIGKVVRTSARKS; translated from the coding sequence ATGCGAAAAATTCTTGTGATTGATGATGAGGAGCTTATCTGCTGGTCCCTTAGCAAAGAACTTTCAAAAAATGGTTATATGGTGGACAGTGCCTTGTCCGGCAGAGATGGAATGGAAATGATGAAATGCGAAAGATATGATCTTGTTATAACAGATCTCAAACTGCCGGATATTTCCGGATTTGATATGGTAACTTCTGCAAAAGCAATTATGCCGGATATAAAAGTAGTGGTTATGTCATCCTATGAATGGGATGCAGATAAAGTTGATTTTCTGAAGAGATATACTTCAGGATTTTTAACGAAACCTGTAAGTCCTTCTTTACTTAACTCTCTGATGGATATGGTATTTATGGGTGATTCTTCATTTTCAAACTTGGGAATGGGAATTAAATTCTATTCATATAATGAAAAAATACATGATATATTAAATTCAGGCTTTTCGATTCTACCTTACCAGGCTGGAGACGTAAATAAGGAAAGACGGCGATTTGAAAGATATTCTGTTGATTTTGATGTTGTCTATGCTTTGGAAAAGCATTTTATTCATGCCAAAGTATCAGATTTAAGCAAAGATGGTGCATTTGTTAAGACAGGAATTTCTCTTGAAGTTGGAAGCCCTATTGATATTGATTTTTATCTTTCTGGAAATAATGTCCCTGTTTGTGCCATTGGAAAAGTAGTCCGTACTTCTGCAAGAAAATCATAA